A part of Cryptococcus neoformans var. neoformans JEC21 chromosome 4 sequence genomic DNA contains:
- a CDS encoding metalloendopeptidase, putative, with the protein MTRSPVALLDGVISHLAHLADNRAIDYRFIVVLSTWLQTAFEVYILRRQLPCYDRPAPPPALKAHLEGDTFRKAQTYSRDKTRFQLLQLVFNQILGWIMIKSGAYSKLWDVAGRFTNLLGLGPNWIIVRSLVWITILTLSTAIPGLPWSYYQTFVLEEKHGFNKSTRTLWVMDTLKSYLLFALLGLPVLAGFLKIIELSGKSFVPWLMLFLVCVQLTLQIIYPTFIQPLFNKLAPLPAGELRTKVEALASQLGFPLKHLYVIDGSKRSSHSNAYFYGLPWSKHIVIYDTLIKDSTTDEVVAVLGHELGHWYYSHPTKLLFGTQIHLFLTLLVFSVFINNQSLYAAFGFNPELAIAAPQPFCIGFILFQLVLEPTDAFVKFLMHAQTRKYEYQADEFAVNLGKKPDLASALIKLHVTNLSSPHSDWLYSMYHHSHPTLPERLSAMERFESNKGEVEGKKDL; encoded by the exons ATGACTCGCTCTCCTGTTGCCCTCCTAGACGGAGTTATATCTCACCTCGCCCACCTGGCAGATAATCGTGCGATCGATTATCGATTTATCGTTGTTCTCTCCACTTGGCTGCAGACGGCATTTGAGGTGTATATCCT GCGTCGTCAGCTTCCATGTTATGACCGaccagctcctcctccggCCCTCAAGGCTCACCTTGAAGGCGATACATTCCGGAAAGCTCAAACTTATAGTCGAGATAAAACAAGGTTTCAACTCCTCCAACTTGTGTTTAACCAGATTCTCGGCTGGATTATGATCAAGTCAGGAGCATATTCCAAATTGTGGGACGTCGCAGGCAGGTTCACTAATCTATTGGGTCTGGGTCCCAACTGGATT ATCGTGCGGTCTCTCGTATGGATCACAATCCTCACCCTCTCTACCGCCATTCCCGGCCTTCCCTGGTCATACTACCAGACTTTTGTGCTCGAAGAAAAGCATGGTTTCAACAAGTCAACTAGAACTCTTTGGGTGATGGACACCTTGAAAAGCTATCTTCTGTTTGCCCTCTTAGGTCTCCCTGTCTTGGCTGGGTTCCTCAAGATCATTGAACTTTCTGGAAAGAGCTTTGTGCCCTGGTTGATGCTGTTCCT GGTCTGTGTGCAATTGACCCTCCAAATTATCTACCCCACATTTA TCCAACCATTGTTCAATAAGCTAGCTCCCCTTCCCGCGGGTGAGCTCCGTACCAAGGTTGAAGCCCTCGCGAGCCAGCTGGGATTTCCTCTGAAACATTTATACGTTATTGACGGCAGCAAGAGGAGCTCGCATTCTAACGC TTACTTCTACGGTCTTCCTTGGTCCAAACACATCGTTATTTATGATACATTGATCAAGGACAGCACTACAGATGAGGTTGTCGCTGTTCTCG GCCACGAGCTTGGTCATTGGTACTACT CTCATCCCACCAAACTCCTTTTCGGTACTCAAattcacctcttcctcactcttctcgtcttctctgTGTTCATCAACAATCAGTCTCTGTATGCTGCCTTTGGTTTCAACCCTGAGTTGGCCATTGCTGCCCCCCAGCCATTCTGCATTGGTTTTATCCTTTTCCAACTCGTTCTGGAACCTACCGACGCATTTGTCAAGTTTCTGATGCATGCTCAGACCAGGAAGTACGAGTACCAGGCTG ATGAGTTCGCGGTCAACCTTGGCAAAAAGCCAGACCTTGCCTCAGCGCTGATCAAGCTGCATGTCACCAATTTGTCTTCCCCTCATAGTGACTGGTTGTACTCCATGTACCATCACTCCCACCCGACACTTCCTGAGAGACTCTCTGCGATGGAAAGATTTGAGAGTAATAAGGGAGAAgtggaagggaaaaaggacCTCTAA